The proteins below are encoded in one region of Spirochaeta isovalerica:
- a CDS encoding ArsR/SmtB family transcription factor, whose amino-acid sequence MKTECCINRENVDAVERDLIPEEDIVDISEIFKLLGDPSRMRIVAALRIKELCVGDLSALMEISMSGVSHQLRLLKKSHIVKTRREGKMVYYALDDEHIEEMIDVALLHIKHKIR is encoded by the coding sequence TTGAAAACTGAATGCTGCATAAACCGGGAAAATGTCGACGCCGTCGAGCGGGACCTTATTCCGGAAGAGGATATTGTCGATATCTCAGAGATTTTCAAACTGCTTGGAGACCCTTCCCGTATGCGCATTGTCGCGGCTTTACGGATTAAGGAACTCTGCGTGGGGGACCTGTCGGCTCTCATGGAAATTTCCATGTCCGGTGTGTCCCATCAGCTCAGGCTTCTGAAAAAAAGTCATATTGTCAAAACCAGACGCGAAGGCAAAATGGTGTATTACGCTCTCGATGACGAACACATTGAAGAGATGATAGATGTGGCCCTTCTCCACATAAAACATAAAATTCGATAA
- a CDS encoding Ig-like domain-containing protein, whose amino-acid sequence MISKRIIVASIVFVLFHFALVAGNKPLSLSSSSPENGASGISVDAVLELEFSNNVVNLSVQENNKASIVLRDGDGKVLEIEVIFPDDQLEPEKKRMIAVRPVSPLEKGTLYTLEIAPTFQAKNGSSLAEPVELTFTTVK is encoded by the coding sequence ATGATTAGTAAAAGGATTATCGTTGCTTCTATCGTTTTTGTTTTATTCCATTTTGCCCTTGTCGCGGGGAACAAACCCCTCTCTCTGAGTTCTTCCTCTCCGGAGAATGGAGCTTCAGGTATTTCTGTTGATGCGGTTCTTGAGTTGGAATTTTCCAATAATGTCGTCAATCTTTCGGTACAGGAAAACAATAAGGCTTCTATAGTCTTAAGGGACGGTGACGGAAAGGTTCTCGAAATCGAAGTTATTTTTCCCGATGATCAGCTTGAGCCGGAGAAGAAAAGGATGATTGCCGTCCGCCCTGTGTCGCCCCTTGAAAAAGGAACTCTTTACACTCTGGAAATAGCCCCCACATTTCAGGCTAAAAACGGGTCTTCCCTTGCAGAACCGGTCGAGCTGACATTTACTACTGTTAAATAG
- a CDS encoding FecCD family ABC transporter permease encodes MFISKRSERLVFFLTVLSLLLIGILSLCLGRYPLKPAEVFSVLANALAGRASDPVHEGIVLYVRLPRILLGFLVGGSLATSGAAFQGVFRNPLVSSGMLGVSSGAGFGAALAIVIFGRTPFIYPLSFFFGILAVVLSFFVGKYTRSETRISLVLGGVVIGSLFSAMISFLKYVADPFEELPAIVFWLMGSLASARYSDILLAGIPMITGAFGLVVLGYRINVLSMGDREARSMGIHVNMIRGLVIVFASLASAGAVSVAGVIGWIGLIVPHMVRMVVGSDNRKVVPLSFAAGGAILILVDDLARLLTGSEMPLGILTAFVGAPFFIYLLTRTKVKGW; translated from the coding sequence ATGTTTATCAGCAAAAGGAGTGAGCGGCTCGTTTTTTTTCTGACTGTTCTCTCCCTGCTCCTCATCGGGATTCTCTCTCTCTGCCTGGGGCGTTATCCGCTCAAGCCGGCAGAAGTTTTCTCTGTTCTGGCCAACGCTCTTGCGGGGCGGGCGTCCGATCCCGTTCACGAAGGAATCGTTCTCTATGTAAGACTGCCGCGCATACTTCTGGGTTTTCTTGTCGGAGGGAGCCTGGCGACCTCCGGTGCGGCGTTTCAGGGCGTATTCCGCAATCCTCTGGTCAGCTCGGGTATGCTCGGAGTCAGCTCGGGAGCGGGATTCGGAGCTGCTCTGGCTATCGTGATTTTCGGCAGGACTCCTTTTATTTATCCCCTGTCCTTTTTTTTCGGGATATTGGCCGTCGTTCTCAGCTTTTTCGTAGGAAAATACACCCGTTCCGAGACTCGAATATCTCTTGTTCTCGGCGGCGTGGTCATTGGAAGCCTTTTTTCCGCCATGATCAGCTTTCTTAAATATGTTGCCGATCCCTTCGAAGAACTGCCGGCTATTGTTTTCTGGCTTATGGGAAGTCTGGCATCGGCGAGATACAGCGATATTCTACTGGCGGGAATCCCCATGATTACTGGGGCTTTCGGGCTGGTGGTGCTCGGCTACAGAATCAATGTCCTTTCCATGGGCGACCGCGAGGCCAGATCCATGGGGATTCATGTGAACATGATCCGGGGGCTGGTAATTGTTTTTGCTTCTCTCGCCTCGGCAGGCGCCGTTTCGGTCGCCGGCGTTATCGGGTGGATCGGGCTGATTGTCCCCCACATGGTCAGAATGGTGGTGGGAAGCGACAATCGAAAAGTCGTTCCCCTCAGTTTCGCCGCCGGAGGGGCCATTCTGATTCTTGTTGACGATCTGGCCAGGTTGCTCACGGGAAGCGAAATGCCTCTGGGGATTCTAACCGCATTTGTGGGAGCGCCTTTCTTCATCTATCTCCTGACCCGAACGAAGGTGAAGGGGTGGTAA
- a CDS encoding ABC transporter ATP-binding protein, with product MEKEHLLEARDLTFQYGERVVFSDLSLELEKGGITCLLGPNGCGKTTLIDTLLGFHSPVKGVIELGGRNLAEMKAREIARMAAYVPQTHEKHFPYSVADVILMGRTAHLGFFQAPGKEDREMVRDLLEKTGRLSLAERDYRELSGGETQIVLILRALVQESPLIIMDEPTSHLDFKNELVLLEMIHELAESRNRGVLMSTHSPNQALFLANRDLSVRVVLMDESGRLISGTPREILTVENMASFYGIKAVQLKNEEGNLTSLFPLEIIRSQT from the coding sequence ATGGAAAAAGAACATCTTCTTGAAGCCCGCGATCTGACTTTTCAATATGGCGAAAGGGTGGTTTTTTCCGATCTCTCCCTTGAACTGGAGAAGGGCGGAATAACCTGTCTTCTGGGGCCGAACGGCTGTGGAAAAACGACTTTGATCGATACGCTTCTGGGCTTTCATTCTCCGGTGAAAGGAGTTATAGAGTTAGGCGGCAGAAATCTGGCGGAAATGAAAGCCCGGGAAATCGCCAGAATGGCGGCTTATGTCCCCCAGACTCATGAAAAGCATTTTCCCTATTCCGTTGCCGATGTTATTCTCATGGGACGGACAGCCCATCTCGGTTTTTTTCAAGCACCCGGAAAAGAGGATCGGGAGATGGTGCGGGATCTTCTGGAGAAAACCGGCCGGCTGTCCCTGGCGGAACGGGATTACAGGGAGCTTTCCGGAGGGGAGACTCAGATCGTTCTGATTCTCCGGGCCCTTGTTCAGGAGTCGCCTCTGATCATTATGGACGAGCCGACAAGCCATCTTGACTTCAAGAACGAACTCGTACTTCTGGAAATGATTCACGAACTGGCGGAAAGCCGTAACAGAGGGGTCCTTATGTCGACCCATTCTCCTAACCAGGCTCTTTTTCTGGCAAACCGGGATCTTTCTGTCAGAGTCGTTCTTATGGACGAATCGGGTCGTCTTATCTCCGGAACGCCCCGGGAAATACTTACAGTTGAAAATATGGCATCCTTCTACGGGATTAAAGCCGTCCAGCTTAAAAACGAGGAGGGAAACCTGACAAGCCTCTTCCCTCTGGAAATTATCAGGAGTCAGACATGA
- a CDS encoding ABC transporter substrate-binding protein: protein MKTGRIIIVISFFFILVSAGQNDELEKSALPERQTVIDSWGREVSIPDDIERIGCLYAFTAHVVTMLGRGDDIEAVVYGSKRDRLLIEINPHIAEAGIPSDDGIINIEELLKLDLDVIFLKGETALLDTEVEKLERFGLDYIVIDYETVEEQQRAIEIIGAVIGREKEAAAYNSFYNDAFRRVEEALVSLEEEEKLRVFHSVNEASRTDAPGTLGAQWTAAAGVINVSINDPLRFHDNKHFASLEQIYLWDPDVIIYNQEGVGDYILGSEKWSGLKAVRKGKVYQIPVGISRWGHPGGMETPLALLWTASTLYPAYFPDLDMHEEIRKFYGTFFDYRPDDVMIESILSGKGMRMPKGAVRAEE from the coding sequence ATGAAAACAGGCCGAATCATCATTGTGATCTCGTTTTTTTTTATACTGGTTTCCGCGGGACAGAATGATGAACTGGAAAAGAGTGCCCTGCCGGAGAGACAAACCGTTATAGACAGCTGGGGAAGAGAGGTCTCCATTCCCGATGATATCGAGCGCATAGGATGTCTCTACGCTTTTACGGCCCATGTGGTTACCATGCTCGGTCGCGGCGATGATATCGAAGCCGTCGTATACGGTTCAAAGAGAGACCGTCTCCTTATTGAGATCAATCCCCATATCGCCGAAGCGGGTATACCTTCCGATGACGGAATTATCAACATCGAAGAACTGCTGAAGCTGGACCTGGACGTGATTTTCCTCAAAGGTGAGACGGCTCTTCTCGATACGGAGGTCGAGAAGCTGGAGCGCTTCGGCCTGGACTATATCGTTATCGATTACGAAACCGTAGAAGAACAGCAGAGAGCAATTGAAATTATCGGAGCCGTTATAGGCCGTGAGAAAGAAGCCGCCGCATATAACAGCTTTTACAATGATGCTTTCCGACGGGTGGAGGAGGCTCTGGTTTCCCTTGAAGAAGAGGAAAAGCTCCGGGTTTTTCATTCGGTAAATGAAGCGTCGCGGACAGATGCTCCCGGGACGCTCGGAGCCCAGTGGACCGCCGCAGCCGGTGTGATCAATGTGAGTATCAACGATCCATTGCGGTTTCACGATAATAAGCACTTCGCCTCGCTTGAACAGATATACCTCTGGGATCCCGATGTCATTATTTACAATCAGGAAGGCGTCGGGGATTATATTCTGGGAAGTGAAAAGTGGAGCGGTCTCAAAGCGGTCCGCAAGGGAAAAGTCTACCAGATTCCCGTGGGCATATCCCGGTGGGGCCATCCCGGGGGTATGGAAACTCCGCTGGCTCTTCTCTGGACGGCCTCGACGCTCTATCCCGCTTATTTTCCCGACCTGGATATGCATGAGGAGATCCGGAAATTCTACGGTACTTTCTTTGACTATAGGCCGGACGATGTGATGATTGAGTCCATTCTGTCGGGAAAGGGGATGAGAATGCCCAAAGGAGCTGTTCGTGCGGAAGAATAA